A stretch of the Proteus sp. ZN5 genome encodes the following:
- the yejM gene encoding LPS biosynthesis-modulating metalloenzyme YejM encodes MVTRPQSYREKVSQMISWGHWFALFNIILSLLLGSRYLFISDWPATFAGRFYAIVSWMGHFSFIVFAIYILILFPLTFVAVSQRLLRVISCALASAGLTILIFDIAVYQQFQLHLTQLVWDLVINPDEGEMAREWQLIFIGIPIIFLIEMLFATWSWQKLRSLNRQRWGKPLAGVFITCFIVSHSMSIWADANFYRPITMQRANLPLSYPMTARKFLERHGFINQSEYEQRVISEGNPAAQGITYPLAPLIYAKDTYSYNLLVVVVDGLGTEEVPELPSLQQFAQNNLYFSRHYSSGINNDTALFGLFYGISPSYLDSVLSSRKNSALFDALSYRNYQLAMFSTNGFQTPLFKQAVLSDFSLPTSRSGDNNATIDSWSNWLVKNNQTAPWFSFLQINGHTNNASQRTTLNDQLETIFKTLQETKVLDNTVVVVTSSYHQDNDKKQINQWLSDKTTFNLSQSQVPLMIHWPNMTPQVIDRMTSHQDVMTTLMQHVLHVISPVDNYSQGEDLFASTRNHPWIFTGDEEAFVVFLQDNTLLIDKHGRYALFDKSGQEISSAKPDLKLLLQVLAEQKRFIER; translated from the coding sequence GGTTTGCGCTATTTAATATTATTCTAAGCTTACTGCTTGGAAGCCGTTACCTGTTTATTTCTGATTGGCCCGCAACCTTTGCTGGTCGTTTTTACGCTATTGTGAGTTGGATGGGACATTTTAGTTTTATTGTCTTTGCTATCTATATACTTATCCTTTTCCCCCTCACCTTTGTCGCTGTTTCTCAACGGCTACTTAGAGTTATTTCCTGTGCCCTTGCCAGTGCAGGATTAACTATCCTTATTTTTGATATCGCCGTTTACCAGCAATTTCAACTCCATTTGACTCAACTTGTTTGGGATCTTGTGATTAACCCAGATGAAGGTGAAATGGCGCGTGAATGGCAACTTATTTTTATTGGCATTCCCATTATATTTCTGATTGAAATGCTTTTTGCAACATGGAGTTGGCAAAAATTACGTAGTTTAAATCGCCAACGTTGGGGCAAACCATTAGCAGGTGTCTTTATTACTTGCTTTATAGTATCTCACTCTATGTCAATTTGGGCTGACGCTAACTTCTATCGTCCAATTACCATGCAACGTGCTAATTTACCGTTATCCTACCCGATGACAGCGCGTAAATTCCTTGAGCGTCACGGTTTTATTAATCAATCAGAATATGAGCAACGTGTTATTAGTGAGGGTAACCCAGCCGCACAAGGTATCACCTACCCTCTTGCTCCATTAATCTATGCCAAGGATACCTATTCTTATAACTTGCTGGTGGTTGTTGTTGATGGTTTAGGTACTGAAGAAGTGCCTGAATTACCAAGTTTGCAACAATTTGCTCAAAATAACCTTTATTTTTCGCGTCATTATTCATCAGGTATTAATAATGATACTGCATTATTTGGGCTATTTTATGGTATTTCACCTTCTTATTTAGACAGTGTATTAAGTAGCAGAAAGAACTCTGCACTTTTTGATGCGTTAAGTTATCGAAACTATCAATTAGCCATGTTTTCAACGAATGGCTTCCAAACACCACTGTTTAAACAAGCTGTGCTATCAGATTTCTCCCTCCCAACATCACGCAGTGGTGATAACAATGCCACTATTGATAGTTGGAGTAATTGGTTGGTTAAAAACAACCAAACAGCCCCTTGGTTCTCTTTCTTACAAATTAATGGTCATACCAATAATGCATCTCAACGTACCACATTAAATGATCAACTAGAGACAATATTTAAGACATTACAAGAAACCAAAGTACTAGATAATACTGTTGTGGTTGTCACTTCTAGCTATCATCAAGACAATGATAAGAAGCAAATTAATCAATGGCTGTCAGATAAGACCACCTTTAATTTAAGCCAGTCACAAGTGCCATTGATGATACATTGGCCAAATATGACGCCACAGGTTATTGATCGAATGACAAGCCATCAAGATGTTATGACAACCTTGATGCAGCATGTTTTACATGTCATTAGTCCAGTAGACAACTATTCACAAGGCGAAGATTTATTTGCAAGCACTCGTAATCATCCATGGATTTTCACAGGTGATGAAGAGGCATTTGTGGTCTTTTTACAAGATAATACCTTGTTGATAGATAAACACGGCCGATATGCTTTATTTGACAAATCAGGACAAGAGATCAGTTCTGCAAAACCTGATTTAAAATTATTACTGCAAGTTCTGGCTGAACAGAAGCGTTTTATTGAACGCTAA
- a CDS encoding ClbS/DfsB family four-helix bundle protein produces the protein MSVPQTKAELLLAIDKNFNKLISYLNAIPMEMTSKHLMDGHAKGTEMSVCDLVSYLLGWNALVVKWITSDAKGLPVDFPDTGYKWNQLGVLAQKFYSDYSELNYDSLVAELLTVKNEIVKLINERTDDVLYGKPWYTKWTMGRMISFNTSSPYANANGRLRKWAKNNNINLK, from the coding sequence ATGAGCGTACCACAAACAAAAGCTGAGTTACTGTTAGCTATTGATAAAAATTTCAATAAATTAATTAGTTATCTTAATGCAATCCCGATGGAAATGACTTCTAAACACTTAATGGATGGGCATGCCAAAGGAACAGAGATGAGTGTTTGTGATCTTGTTTCCTATTTGCTCGGGTGGAATGCTCTTGTTGTAAAATGGATCACATCTGATGCTAAAGGTCTACCTGTTGATTTTCCTGATACGGGTTATAAGTGGAACCAACTTGGCGTTCTTGCTCAAAAATTTTACTCAGATTACAGTGAATTAAATTATGACTCGTTAGTAGCTGAACTTCTGACTGTAAAAAATGAAATTGTGAAGCTTATTAATGAGCGAACTGATGATGTTTTATATGGCAAACCATGGTACACAAAATGGACAATGGGTCGGATGATATCATTTAATACATCTTCCCCTTATGCTAACGCTAATGGAAGATTAAGAAAGTGGGCAAAAAATAATAATATCAATTTAAAGTAA
- a CDS encoding MmcQ/YjbR family DNA-binding protein, with amino-acid sequence MNRKELINYIKENYNAEPECLWIKYPNYIVFRHNSNSKWFAAIMDVLESKLSDNGSRNMVDVITLKVMPNLTGSLRLKKGVYPAYHMNKEHWISISLSSEFDDNELKSLISESYNLTQ; translated from the coding sequence ATGAATAGAAAAGAATTAATTAATTATATTAAAGAAAACTATAATGCAGAGCCTGAGTGTTTATGGATTAAATATCCAAATTATATAGTTTTTAGGCATAATAGTAATTCGAAGTGGTTCGCAGCTATAATGGATGTTCTAGAAAGTAAATTATCTGATAATGGTAGTAGGAATATGGTCGATGTTATAACTTTAAAAGTTATGCCAAATTTAACGGGATCATTACGATTGAAAAAAGGAGTATACCCAGCTTACCATATGAATAAAGAGCATTGGATTTCTATTAGCCTCTCATCTGAATTTGATGATAACGAATTAAAATCTTTAATTTCTGAAAGCTATAATTTGACACAATAA